Below is a genomic region from Actinomadura sp. NAK00032.
CCAGCAGGTTGCGGCACGGCTCGCCCGCGGCCTTGTCCACCGCGAAGTCGGCCGACTTCGCGAACGGCAGCGCGACGCAGCACAGACCGAAACAGCTCGCGCAGTCGGCCTTCAGACCGGCCGCCCTCTCCGACACCCCGCGCCTCCGACTCATGGACAACGCTCCATTGTCGGGCCACGCGGCCCCTGCTCGGGACGGACGCGGTGCCGTCGCCCGGTGCCGTCGCCCGGTGCCGTCGCACGTGTTGTACAGTCCGGAACCCCATGACGACACCCCTCACCGCGTCCGCGATCGCCTCCAGGCTGCGCGCCGCCGGCTGCGTGTTCGCCGAGGACGAGGCGCGGCTGATCCTCGCCACCGCCGCCACGCCCGGCGACGCCTCCGCGATGGTGGACCGGCGCGCCGCCGGGCTGCCGCTGGAGCACGTCCTCGGCTGGGCGGAGTTCCGCGGCCTGCGGATCGCCGTCGAGCCGGGCGTGTTCGTGCCCCGCCGCCGCACCGAGTTCCTCGTCCGCGAGGCGGCCGCGCTCGCCCCGCCGCGCCCCGTCGTCGTCGACCTGTGCTGCGGCTCCGGCGCGCTGGGCGCCGCGCTCGTCGCCGGCCTGGACGAGTACGCCCTGCACGCCGCCGACGTCGAGCCCGCGGCCGTCCGGTGCGCCCGCGCCAACATCGCGCCGCTCGGCGGCCACGCCTACGAGGGCGACCTGTTCGCGCCGCTCCCGGACGCGCTGCGCGGCCGCGTCGACGTGCTGCTCGCCAACGTCCCCTACGTGCCGACCGGCGACGTCGCGCTGATGCCGCCGGAGGCGCGCGACCACGAGCCGCGGGTCGCGCTCGACGGCGGCCCCGACGGCCTGGACGTGCTGCGCCGCGTCACCGCCGAGGCGGCGCGGTGGCTGGTCCCGGGCGGCCACCTGCTGTTCGAGACGAGCGAGCGCCAGGTCCCGGACGCGGTCGCCGCCGTCGAGCGGGGCGGGCTGTCCGCCGCCGTCCGGACGTCCGAGGAGTTCTATGCCACGGTCGTCATCGGAGCAAAGCCGGTGTAAATCCCGACACGGGGGTACGGGTCGTACAGGACGACCTGAAGGAGTGAAACACAATGCGCCGCATCAGTGCAGCGCTCAGCGCCATCATCGGCACGATCGTCAGCATCGTGACCCTCCCGTTCCGGGTCCTGCAGCGCCTCCTGACCCCCGGGCGCCGCACCCGCACCCACCGGTAAAGGCCGCGATATCCGGACGTCCGCCCCGGGCCATTCGTGCGATACGGCCCGGGGCGGACGTATGCCGGAAAATGCTTTGCGCGCCGGCCGCGGGATGCCGCACTCTATGAGTGTCAAACCGAACGCAAGCGACGGGGAGGAGCGGTGGGGGTGGCCATGATCAGCACTGGGCCGGCGCCGCAGCGCTCCGGCACCGGGCAGTGGCACGATGCCGCCGCCGTCGGAGGCGTCTCCGGATAGGACCGCGAAGGTTCCCCGGAGACCGCCAGGATGACCTTTCTGGCGGTCTTTTCATGTTCATCACGGGTCTGTAGCTCAATGGGAAGAGCGCCCGCCTTGCAAGCGGGAGGTTGCCGGTTCGAGTCCGGCCCGATCCACTCGGCGGAATGCTCCTTGTTCCGCCGCAAGCCGCACAGGCCGAAATGGTTAAGGCACCTGGCTTCCACCCAGGCGGAACCGGGTTCGATTCCCGGGTGCGGCTCTGGACTGGGCCCGGCGGGAGTAACGACCCCCGGCCGGTTCTGCACGTGCCCGAGGCGGGCGGACGCCACCGCCCGCCCGCGGGCACCCATGCTGGATCATCCAATCGGCAGGATGCGTGACTCTGGATCACGTCATGCAGGTTCGAACCCTGCTCCGG
It encodes:
- a CDS encoding putative protein N(5)-glutamine methyltransferase, which produces MTTPLTASAIASRLRAAGCVFAEDEARLILATAATPGDASAMVDRRAAGLPLEHVLGWAEFRGLRIAVEPGVFVPRRRTEFLVREAAALAPPRPVVVDLCCGSGALGAALVAGLDEYALHAADVEPAAVRCARANIAPLGGHAYEGDLFAPLPDALRGRVDVLLANVPYVPTGDVALMPPEARDHEPRVALDGGPDGLDVLRRVTAEAARWLVPGGHLLFETSERQVPDAVAAVERGGLSAAVRTSEEFYATVVIGAKPV
- a CDS encoding LPFR motif small protein; translated protein: MRRISAALSAIIGTIVSIVTLPFRVLQRLLTPGRRTRTHR